GCACCGCGGGGCCGCGCGGACTACCGCTCGGCCGGTGGCATCGAGGGCGACGCCGGGCAGGTCGCCGGGTGGCTGGCGCGGAGCATGGAGCTGTTCCCCATGCGCCAGCACCTCATCGTCAACCGCCGGGTGCGCTTCGACCTCCTGGAGCAGGACACCGGCGACACGGCCCGGGTCCAGGCGGACTACATCAACCCGATGCGCTTCGCCGGCCACGACGGGGGATCCACCGCCCCCGACTTCGTCTGCGGCGGCCGCTACGCCTTCGCCCTCGTCCGCACACCGGACGGCTGGCGCCTGCGCGAGGTCGTGGTCCAGGAGAAATGGCGCCGAACCCCCGAGGGCCTCACCCCCACCCAACACCCGTCCCCGGCCTGACCGCACCACTCACCCGGACACCTCGGCCACGCCCCCGTTGTCACCGCGCACAGACCCGCGCCCCGCACCCCGCGCACCTCCCAACCCCACCCCCACCCAGGCCCCCTGTCGGAGATCGTCCCCGGCGCGCACACTGGAAGGACTCACCGGTGGGGAGGGAGGCGCTGTATGCGGACGGCGGACTGGGTGGCCTCCCCATGGCGGCGGCGGACAGCGCACTGGGTGGCCACCCCATGGCCGCGGCGGACGGCGGACTGGTTGGCCTCCCCCTGGCGGCGGCGAGCCGCCCTCGTCGTGGCCGGAGCCCTGCCCGTGCTCGCGTTCCCGGAGCCGGGCCTGTGGTGGTTCGCCTGGGCGGCGCTGGTGCCGTGGATGCTCGTGGTCCGCACCGCCCCGACCGGCCGCCGGGCGTTGTACGACGGCTGGCTCGGCGGATGCGCGTTCATGCTGGCCATGCACCACTGGCTGCTGCCGAACCTCCATGTGTTCACCTTCGTCATCGCGGGCCTGCTGGGCGCGCTGTGGGCGCCCTGGGCCTGGCTGGTGCGCCGTTTCCTGGCCGGAACGCCGTCACCGGGCCGGGTCGCGGCCGCGCTGCTGGTCGTGCCGTCGGGCTGGCTGGTGATCGAACTCGTCCGCTCCTGGCAGGGCCTCGGCGGGCCGTGGGGCCTGCTGGGGTCCAGCCAGTGGCAGGTGGAGCCCGCGCTGCGGCTGGCCTCGGTCGGCGGGGTCTGGCTGATCAGCTTCCTGCTGGTGGCCGTCAACGTCGCGGTCACCGTGCTGGTCGCCGTGCGCCGGTCACGGGCGTCGGCGCTCGCCGGTCTCGTCGCGACGGCCACCGCGACGTCGGCGGTCTGGCTGTGGGCGCCGCGCCCCGACGTCCGGGGCGAGGTGCGGATCGCCGTCGTGCAGCCCGGGGTGACCGACGGCCCCGACAACCGGTTCGACCGTGAGGAGGCGCTCACCCGCCGGCTCGCCGGGCAGGACCTCGACCTGATCGTGTGGGGGGAGAGCAGCGTCGGTCACGACCTCGCCGACCGCCCCGACCTCTCCGACCGGATCGCCGCGCTGGCCCGCGAGACGGACACGAACATCCTGGTGAACGTGGACGCCCGCCGCTCCGACCGTCCCGGCATCTACAAGAGTTCCGTGCTCGTGGGTCCCGACGGCCCGACCGGCGACCGCTACGACAAGATGCGCCTGGTCCCCTTCGGCGAGTACATCCCGATGCGCTCGCTGCTCGGCTGGGCCACCTCCGTCGGCGAGGCGGCAGGTGAGGACCGCAGGCGCGGTACCGAGCAGGTCGTGTTCGACTCCGGGGAGGGGCTCCGCATCGGCCCCATGGTCTGCTTCGAGTCCGCGTTCCCCGACATGAGCCGTCATCTCGCCCGGGACGGCGCCGAGTTGCTGCTCGCACAGTCGGCGACCTCGACGTTCCAGCAGAGCTGGGCCCCCGAGCAGCACGCCTCGCTGGCGGCGCTGCGGGCCGCCGAGACCGGCCGCCCTATGGCCCACGCGACGCTCACCGGCGTCTCGGCGGTCCACGGCCCGGACGGCGAGCGCGTCGGCCCCCGGCTCGGCACCGACGAGAGCACGACGGCGGTGTACGACGTGCCGCTGGCGAGCGGCACGACGCCGTACGTCCGCTTCGGGGACTGGCCGGTGGACGCGGCGCTGCTGACGCTGCTCGCCTGGGGCGCCTTCGAGGGCGGGCGGGCCCTGCGGCTCAGGCGGCGGACCGGTCCTCCACCGCCCGCACCACCCGCTCGCACAGCTCATGGGTCGCCAGCGCGTCCCGCGCGCTGAGCACCCTGCCCGCGCGCACCGCGTCGAGGAAGGCGAGGACGGCCTGCTCGATGCCGCGCTGCCGGGCCACCGGCACCCAGTCGCCCCGCCGCCTCGTCGACGGCTGCCCCTTGTGGTCGATCACCTCGGCGAGGTTCACGACCTGTCGCTTGGTGTCCTGACCGGAGACCTCCAGGATCTCCTCCGCCGAGCCGCTGAGCCGGTTCATGACACCGAGCGCGGTGAATCCGGCCCCGGAGAGCTGGAGCACGACGTGGTGCAGCAGTCCGTCCTCGGTCCGGGCCCGTACGGTCACGTCCTCGATCTCGCCCGGCACCAGGAACCGCAGGGTGTCCACGACATGGATGAAGTCGTCCAGGATCATCGTGCGCGGCAGCTCGGGCAGGCCGATGCGGTTCTTCTGCATGAGGATCAGCTCGCGCGGATGGTCGGCGCACTGCGTGTACCCGGGCGCGTACCGCCGGTTGAACCCGACGGCGAGGCCGACGCCGCGGTCCTCCGCGAGCCGTACGAGCCGTTCCGAGTCGGCGAGTTCGTACGCGAGCGGCTTGTCGACGTACGTCGGCACACCCGCCTCCAGCAGGCGTTCCACGATCTCGGGGTGGGCCACGGTGGGCGCGTGCACGAAGGCCGCGTCGAGGTCCTGGGCCAGCAGCGCGTCGAGGTCGGTGTGGCGCCGGCCGGGCGGGAGGTGGAGGCTGTCGGCGACGCGGGTGAGGGTGGCGGGCGTCCGTGTCTGCAGATGGAGTTCGAGCCCCGGTTGGGTGCCGAGCACCGGCAGATACGCCTTCCGCGCGATGTCGCCGAGCCCGACGCAGCCGACCTTCACAGGGGTCTCCCGTCCACGGTGTGCCGTCGAAATGCCTCGTCGGCAGCATACGGGGGCTGCGAGGATGGCCGACATGACCGAACAGCGCACCGAACCCTCCGTCACCGCTAGCGAACGGGCGATGCTGGAGGGCTGGCTCGACTACCACCGGCAGACGCTCGCGCTCAAGTGCGCGGGCCTGGACGACGCCCAGTTGCGGACCGCCTCGGTGCCGCCCTCCGAGCTCTCCCTCCTCGGTCTCGTCCGGCACATGGCGGAGGTCGAGCGCATCTGGTTCCGCAAGGTGCTGGTGGACGACGACCAGGGCCCGATCTACTTCAGCGAGGCGGACCCGGACGGGGAGTTCCATCCGACCGAGGCGGACACCTGGGAGGAGGCGTACGGGACCTGGCAGGCGGAGATCGCGATCGCCCGCCGCAACGCCGGGGCATTCGCCCTGGACGACGTCGCCAAGGCCGTGCACCGGCGGTCGGGCGAGGCACCGAGCCTGCGGTGGCTCTACACCCACATGATCGAGGAGTACGCGCGGCACAACGGTCACGCGGACCTGCTCAGGGAGCGGATCGACGGGGCCACCGGGTACTGAGCGGGGCGGAAGGCGTCGTCGAGGGGCCGCGGGCGTCACCCATGTGGGGGCATCATCCGTCCGTCCTCTCCCCAAAGCCGCACGGACACAGCAGAGTTGCGCGCGTGCATCGACCGACCACCACCGCAACGCTCCTGGTCACCGTGGCCGTCTCGGCTCTCACCGGCTGCGTGACCGCGCACGACCCGCCCCCGCCGCAGGCGTCGCCCGTCCCGTCCCGGCCGTCCGAGCCCCGCCCGGACGGCATCACGGAGACCCAGATCGTGGAGGCCCCGGCGCGCGAGGCCCTGAGACTGGTCGGCCCGCCGAGGGAACCCACCCCGAGCGCGCCCCCGGAGCCGAGGCCCGCCCCGTCCGCTCCGCCCGCCACCGACGCCGCCCCGGCCCCCGCCGCGCCCCCACCACCCCGCGACGAGCGACCGGCGCCCCGCGAGCGGCGGGACCCGCCGCCCGGTTCCCGCGCCCCCGTCGAGATCCCGCCCCTGCCCAAGTCCGTCCCGACGACCCCGCCGAAGAACGCCGACGTGTGCGCACTCGGCCACCGCTACGGCGGCTGGGGCAGGGACACCCCCCAGGCGGCCATCTGCAAGGACGTCTACGGCCGTTGACCCCCGGCGGGCACGCGAACGGACCGCCCGCGCCGCACCCCACGCCCGCTAGGGCCGCTGTCGCGGCGGCCCCGGTGTCTCCCCGCCGGTGGGGCCCGTCTCGTCGAGCCGGGCCTCCAGGCGGGCCAGGGCGGTGCGCACTCCGTCGCCGTGGCCGTCGTCCCCCAGCGTGGCCAGCGCTCCCCGAGCCAGTCGCAGATGGCTGCGGGCCGCGTCGTGGCGGCCCAGCCTGGCGTAGTCGGCGGCGAGGTTGAGGTGGAGCGCGGGGTAGAAGGCCCGCGCCGCGAGCTCGTCCCGGTCCTCCGCCGGACGGCCGTCAGAGAGTTCGTCGGCCGCCGACAGCGCCCGGAGGTCCCAGGCCAGTTCGGTGTCGGGGTCGTCCTGGGTGTCGGCCATGTAGTGCGCCAGGGTGCAGCGGTGGAGCGGGGCGCCGTCCTCCCCGATCTCCGCCCACAGCCGCAGCAGACGGTCCCGGGCCTCCTCTCGGTCACCCCCGTGGTGCAGCATGACCGCCTGCCCGATCCGGGTCATCACGGCGTCCGACGCCATCCGCTCCTGTCGCTCCACCACCGCGTCCTCCGCACTCGTCGGCCCGTGTCCGCCTGTCCCTCCCGACGCTAACGGCAGGCACCGGCGATCCCGGTCAGGCCGCTCCGTACGACCGCGGGGCCGCCCCGGCCGCCGTACGGCGAGCAGCCGGGCCCGTCAGCCGAGGTCGGGAATCGTCCAGTCGATCGCCTCGTGGCCCTGCCGGGCGACGGCCTCGTTGATCTGGGTGAACGGCCGGGAGCCGAAGAACTTCTTCGCCGACAGCGGCGAGGGGTGCGCGCCCTTCACCACCGCGTGGCGCTCCTCGTCGATCAGCGGGAGCTTCTTCTGCGCGTAGTTGCCCCACAGCACGAAGACGGCCGGGTCGGGCCGGTCGGCGACCGCGCGGATCACGGCGTCGGTGAACTTCTCCCAGCCCTTGCCCTTGTGCGAGTT
This genomic stretch from Streptomyces deccanensis harbors:
- a CDS encoding nuclear transport factor 2 family protein, with protein sequence MTQRVELATVMDRLAVDGLITEYAVAVDDGDWAAYRDLFAPRGRADYRSAGGIEGDAGQVAGWLARSMELFPMRQHLIVNRRVRFDLLEQDTGDTARVQADYINPMRFAGHDGGSTAPDFVCGGRYAFALVRTPDGWRLREVVVQEKWRRTPEGLTPTQHPSPA
- the lnt gene encoding apolipoprotein N-acyltransferase; amino-acid sequence: MRTADWVASPWRRRTAHWVATPWPRRTADWLASPWRRRAALVVAGALPVLAFPEPGLWWFAWAALVPWMLVVRTAPTGRRALYDGWLGGCAFMLAMHHWLLPNLHVFTFVIAGLLGALWAPWAWLVRRFLAGTPSPGRVAAALLVVPSGWLVIELVRSWQGLGGPWGLLGSSQWQVEPALRLASVGGVWLISFLLVAVNVAVTVLVAVRRSRASALAGLVATATATSAVWLWAPRPDVRGEVRIAVVQPGVTDGPDNRFDREEALTRRLAGQDLDLIVWGESSVGHDLADRPDLSDRIAALARETDTNILVNVDARRSDRPGIYKSSVLVGPDGPTGDRYDKMRLVPFGEYIPMRSLLGWATSVGEAAGEDRRRGTEQVVFDSGEGLRIGPMVCFESAFPDMSRHLARDGAELLLAQSATSTFQQSWAPEQHASLAALRAAETGRPMAHATLTGVSAVHGPDGERVGPRLGTDESTTAVYDVPLASGTTPYVRFGDWPVDAALLTLLAWGAFEGGRALRLRRRTGPPPPAPPARTAHGSPARPAR
- a CDS encoding Gfo/Idh/MocA family protein yields the protein MKVGCVGLGDIARKAYLPVLGTQPGLELHLQTRTPATLTRVADSLHLPPGRRHTDLDALLAQDLDAAFVHAPTVAHPEIVERLLEAGVPTYVDKPLAYELADSERLVRLAEDRGVGLAVGFNRRYAPGYTQCADHPRELILMQKNRIGLPELPRTMILDDFIHVVDTLRFLVPGEIEDVTVRARTEDGLLHHVVLQLSGAGFTALGVMNRLSGSAEEILEVSGQDTKRQVVNLAEVIDHKGQPSTRRRGDWVPVARQRGIEQAVLAFLDAVRAGRVLSARDALATHELCERVVRAVEDRSAA
- a CDS encoding DinB family protein codes for the protein MTEQRTEPSVTASERAMLEGWLDYHRQTLALKCAGLDDAQLRTASVPPSELSLLGLVRHMAEVERIWFRKVLVDDDQGPIYFSEADPDGEFHPTEADTWEEAYGTWQAEIAIARRNAGAFALDDVAKAVHRRSGEAPSLRWLYTHMIEEYARHNGHADLLRERIDGATGY